One stretch of Anas acuta chromosome W, bAnaAcu1.1, whole genome shotgun sequence DNA includes these proteins:
- the LOC137847120 gene encoding olfactory receptor 14I1-like gives MSNSSFPTEFLLLPFADTREMQLLHFGLFLGIYLAALLGNGLILTAIACDHRLHTPMYIFLLNLSLLDLGTITTTVPKAMANSLWNTTTISYAGCATQVFFFVVFVTAEFYLLTIMAYDRYIAICKPLRYGTIMTSRTCVNMAAAAWGCTFLYAVLHTANTFSLPLCQGNALDQFFCEIPQILKLSCSVAYLREVGLLVISVCLLFGCFGFLVLSYVQIFRVVLRIPSHQGRHKAFSTCLPHLAVVSLFISTATFAYLKPPSVSSSSLNLLLAVLYSVVPPAVNPLIYSMRNQELKDAVWKVMTGGF, from the coding sequence atgtccaacagcagcttccccactgagttcctcctcctgccattcgcagacacacgcgagatgcagctcctgcacttcgggcttttcctgggcatctaccttgctgccctcctgggcaacggcctcatcctcactgccatagcctgcgaccaccgcctccacacccccatgtacatcttcctcctcaacctctcCCTCCTTGACCTGGGCACTATTACCACCactgttcccaaagccatggccaactCCCTATGGAATACCACGACCATTTCCTATGCAGGCTGTGCTACCcaggtctttttctttgttgtctttGTCACAGCAGAATTTTACCTACTCACgatcatggcctatgaccgctacatcGCCATCTGCAAACCCCTGCGCTATGGGACAATAATGACCAGCAGAACTTGTGTcaacatggcagcagctgcctggggctgtaCTTTTCTctatgctgtgctgcacactgccaatacattttcccttcccctctgccaaggcaatgccctggaccagttcttctgtgaaattccccagatcctcaagctctcctgctcagttGCCTACCTCAGAGAAGTTGGGCTTCTTGTGATTAGTGTCTGTTTattatttggttgttttggtttccttgtgctgtcctatgtgcagatcttcagagTTGTGCTGAGGATCCCCTCCCATCAAggacggcacaaagccttttccacatgcctccctcacctggctgtggtctctcTGTTCATAAGCACTGCCACATTTGCCTACCTGAAACCCCCCTCcgtgtcctcctcctccctgaatcttttgctggcagttctgtactcggtggtgcctccagcagtgaaccccctcatctacagcatgaggaaccaggagctgaagGATGCAGTGTGGAAAGTGATGACTGGAGGTTTTTGA